In one window of Gossypium hirsutum isolate 1008001.06 chromosome A01, Gossypium_hirsutum_v2.1, whole genome shotgun sequence DNA:
- the LOC107934518 gene encoding proline-rich receptor-like protein kinase PERK12, with protein sequence MSESGGASSPPAMSGSSPPASGAGNETNKNTPTAPSPTSTSTSSSPPPPPDDSSNNQSSSEKKSPETSPPPAPQEKESPPPPLSSSTPSSSKPPPSPQTPKQQQSPPATPQTQNPPQQQQQKHQSPPAPNTHSKESSQSSSGSSSSSSSSPDNSTKSSPSPPRPSPGTSQSQSSANSTSSSPQISSSAPANGSSTTSSSTSSPKALGPTTLSTSKSPSSNSSDESSPSGGSNNSKQNNVSGHDKTLNYEGVIAATVVGVLVVVFIILFFYLRGRKKNRKSPYANYNRPPPTNFLVTSDAQVGHSPQHDTFYYNSQLHGQESSMVNSPQKEQNYHGPDSGIMAGSKTYFTYEELMEMTNGFARQNIIGEGGFGCVFKGWMADGRVVAVKQLKAGSGQGEREFRAEVEIISRVHHRHLVSLVGYSMAEKQRLLIYEFVPNNTLEHHLHAKELSLLEWDKRVKIALGAAKGLAYLHEDCHPKIIHRDIKSANILLEDNFEAKVADFGLARLNDTSQTHVSTRVMGTFGYLAPEYASSGKLTDRSDVYSFGVVLLELITGRKPIDPTRPLGDESLVEWARPLLIQALESGDFGELIDPRLKKHYVKSEMVRMVEAAAACVRHSSSKRPRMALVVRALDFEGDPDLSNGVKYGDSIAYDSGKYSEEIAEFRRMGLSSTENSSEIDMYSSEYNSKEMERGQSDFWKSQNSSGDYTSGELETRALKTR encoded by the exons ATGTCAGAATCGGGGGGTGCTTCTTCTCCGCCAGCGATGTCAGGCTCCTCCCCTCCTGCAAGCGGCGCTGGCAACGAAACCAACAAGAATACACCAACAGCACCCTCTCCGACTTCAACGTCAACTTCATCATCACCTCCTCCTCCTCCCGATGATTCTTCAAATAACCAGTCATCTTCAGAAAAGAAGTCACCTGAAACCTCTCCACCCCCTGCGCCACAGGAAAAAGAATCACCCCCGCCTCCATTGTCTTCTTCAACGCCATCATCCTCCAAACCACCTCCTAGCCCTCAAACTCCTAAACAGCAGCAATCACCGCCAGCGACACCTCAAACGCAAAACCCTCCTCAGCAGCAGCAGCAGAAACATCAATCACCACCAGCTCCCAACACCCATTCTAAGGAATCATCTCAGTCTTCGTCGGGaagttcttcttcttcctctagttctCCAGATAATTCCACCAAAAGTAGTCCTTCACCACCCCGACCTTCACCCGGAACCTCACAATCACAATCTTCAGCCAACTCCACTTCATCGTCTCCACAAATATCTTCATCTGCTCCAGCAAATGGATCTTCTACTACATCATCGTCTACTTCTTCTCCTAAAGCATTAGGCCCTACGACTCTAAGTACATCAAAAAGTCCCAGCTCTAACTCAAGCGATGAATCCTCCCCTTCAGGAGGCTCCAATAATAGTAAACAAAACAATGTTAGTGGTCATGACAAAACTCTCAACTATGAAGGTGTAATTGCTGCGACGGTGGTGGGTGTTTTGGTGGTTGTATTCATtatcttgtttttttatttaagggGAAGAAAGAAGAACCGAAAAAGTCCCTATGCTAATTATAACAGGCCACCACCGACTAACTTTTTAGTGACATCAG ATGCTCAAGTGGGACATTCTCCCCAACATGATACCTTCTATTATAATTCCCAATTACATGGCCAAGAATCTAGTATGGTAAACAGCCCTCAAAAGGAACAGAATTACCATGGTCCCGACTCGGGTATTATGGCTGGTTCTAAGACATATTTCACGTACGAAGAGTTGATGGAAATGACCAACGGATTCGCTCGTCAGAACATTATTGGTGAGGGTGGGTTTGGTTGCGTTTTCAAGGGTTGGATGGCAGATGGGAGAGTTGTGGCTGTTAAGCAATTGAAGGCAGGTAGTGGGCAAGGGGAGCGAGAATTTCGAGCTGAAGTTGAGATTATTAGTCGCGTTCATCATAGACATTTGGTCTCTTTGGTTGGATATTCTATGGCTGAAAAACAAAGATTGCTAATCTATGAATTTGTTCCAAATAACACTCTTGAGCATCATTTACATG CTAAAGAATTGTCGTTGCTTGAATGGGACAAAAGAGTCAAGATTGCTTTAGGAGCAGCAAAGGGTTTGGCATATCTACATGAAGATT GTCATCCAAAAATCATTCACAGAGACATTAAGTCGGCAAACATTTTATTGGAGGACAATTTTGAAGCAAAG GTTGCAGATTTTGGGCTTGCCAGACTTAACGACACTAGTCAAACGCATGTTTCAACTCGAGTGATGGGGACATTTGG GTACCTGGCACCAGAGTATGCTTCAAGTGGGAAGCTAACGGATAGATCAGACGTTTACTCATTTGGTGTGGTGCTTCTAGAGCTTATTACAGGGAGAAAACCAATTGATCCAACTCGACCTTTGGGAGACGAAAGTTTGGTCGAATGG GCACGACCGCTCCTTATACAAGCCCTTGAGAGTGGTGATTTTGGTGAACTAATAGATCCACGGCTTAAAAAACATTATGTAAAGAGTGAGATGGTTAGGATGGTCGAGGCAGCTGCAGCTTGCGTTCGGCATTCTTCTTCAAAGCGGCCTCGCATGGCACTG GTGGTAAGAGCTTTGGACTTCGAGGGGGATCCCGATCTCTCAAATGGGGTGAAATACGGTGACAGCATAGCATATGATTCAGGCAAGTATAGTGAAGAAATTGCCGAGTTCAGAAGGATGGGACTTAGTAGTACTGAGAACAGCTCCGAAATTGACATGTATAGTAGTGAGTACAATTCGAAGGAAATGGAACGTGGACAGTCTGACTTTTGGAAGTCCCAAAACAGCTCGGGTGACTACACTAGTGGGGAGTTAGAAACTCGAGCCTTAAAAACTAGATAG